A genomic stretch from Engraulis encrasicolus isolate BLACKSEA-1 chromosome 10, IST_EnEncr_1.0, whole genome shotgun sequence includes:
- the camk1gb gene encoding calcium/calmodulin-dependent protein kinase IGb — protein MGRMEDEPNWKKTTDDIQEIFEFMEVLGSGAFSEVYMVKEKKTEKHFAMKCVKKKNKRDLNLENEIAVLRKIKHENVVCLEDFYESRTHYYLVMELVSGGELFDRILDRGMYSERDASHVIKQVLEAVSYLHENGIVHRDLKPENLLYFSQDENSKIMISDFGLSKMEDNGIMSTACGTPGYVAPEVLAQKPYSKAVDCWSIGVITYILLCGYPPFYEETETRLFAKIMKAQYEFDSPFWDDISDSAKDFIRNMMQKNPKMRYSPEQALRHPWIIGKTARSQDIYHSVSEQMQKNFVKSKWKQAFNAAIAISHMRKLQLAHSEGSLRKSRPPTPIPDINITETSASTSTKSTNHDQQLDSDELNGNVTPTSNHSLAESHVTVPHSSSEPKSHYLAVLSCSQSDPRERQPHSPTRPQGGAMSMHVGAFTSAERGKHVYLSEPANLNGYGNRGRGDQPLQTGVCSIM, from the exons gGGTGCGTTCTCCGAGGTCTACATGGTCAAGGAGAAGAAGACGGAGAAGCACTTTGCCATGAAGTGCGTCAAGAAGAAAAACAAACGGGACTTAAATCTGGAGAACGAAATTGCTGTGCTGAGAAA gATCAAACACGAAAACGTTGTTTGCCTCGAAGACTTCTATGAGAGCCGAACACACTACTATCTGGTGATGGAGCT agTTTCTGGCGGGGAGTTATTCGACCGTATCCTGGATAGGGGCATGTACTCCGAGCGGGACGCCAGCCACGTCATCAAGCAAGTGCTGGAGGCTGTCAGCTATCTGCACGAAAACGGCATCGTTCATCGAGACCTGAAG cctgagaATCTGCTGTACTTCAGCCAAGATGAGAACTCTAAGATCATGATAAGTGACTTTGGCTTGTCCAAGATGGAGGACAATGGCATCATGTCCACCGCTTGTGGAACACCAGGCTATGTGG ccCCTGAGGTGCTGGCCCAGAAGCCCTACAGTAAGGCAGTGGACTGCTGGTCGATTGGAGTCATCACCTACATTCT CCTCTGTGGATACCCTCCTTTCTACGAGGAGACAGAGACGCGCCTCTTCGCCAAGATCATGAAAGCTCAGTACGAGTTTGACTCCCCGTTCTGGGATGACATTTCCGACTCTG CTAAGGACTTCATCCGCAACATGATGCAGAAGAACCCCAAGATGCGCTACAGCCCAGAACAGGCCCTGAGGCATCCCTG GATCATTGGGAAGACAGCGCGCAGTCAGGACATCTATCATTCTGTCAGTGAGCAGATGCAGAAGAACTTTGTCAAGTCCAAGTGGAAG CAAGCGTTCAACGCTGCCATCGCCATCAGCCACATGCGGAAGTTGCAGCTGGCCCACTCAGAGGGCAGCCTCCGCAAGagccgcccccccacccccatcccagacATCAACATCACCGAG acctccgcctccacctccaccaaatCCACGAACCACGACCAGCAGCTCGACAGCGACGAGCTCAACGGCAATGTGACGCCGACGTCCAATCACAGCCTGGCCGAGAGTCACGTGACCGTCCCGCACAGCAGCAGCGAGCCTAAAAGCCACTACCTGGCCGTGCTGAGCTGCAGCCAGAGCGACCCCCGTGAGCGCCAGCCGCACAGCCCCACCCGACCACAGGGGGGCGCCATGTCTATGCACGTGGGCGCCTTCACCAGCGCGGAGAGGGGCAAGCACGTCTACCTCTCAGAGCCTGCCAATCTAAATGG GTATGGCAACAGAGGTCGTGGTGACCAACCACTGCAGACTGGCGTGTGCTCCATCATGTGA